From a single Tachypleus tridentatus isolate NWPU-2018 chromosome 6, ASM421037v1, whole genome shotgun sequence genomic region:
- the LOC143252660 gene encoding BMP and activin membrane-bound inhibitor homolog isoform X2, protein MCKSAHNLCFSDNENGGYSNDLFRSRHGCLEYLNDQKRALCRVKGRSLRLSSRTPFKVFCCEEDMCNYGNSVDVNIQVHTRDNHSFPEGIYDYDDEYFINSNSVREGSLEGGLWFRAAVIAVPIAGSCILVILILLAVRMLRKDSRRQQQLLELRQQRHFKACLLLGDYGYREDFDKQKSDRNGNRGEIYRNVNFVLSHDNCCTDHSEKNFVFDKHLNNYTSISWLNWRLFKPNPATIV, encoded by the exons ATGTGCAAGTCAGCTCACAATTTGTGTTTCTCAGATAATGAGAATGGTGGGTACAGTAACGACCTTTTTCGGTCGCGTCATGGCTGTCTAGAATATTTGAATGACCAGAAAAGGGCACTGTGTCGGGTTAAGGGTCGTTCACTTAGACTTTCTTCCAGGACACCATTCAAAGTATTTTGTTGTGAAGAAGATATGTGTAATTACGGGAACAGTGTGGACGTTAATATTCAAGTTCATACAAGAGATAACCACAGTTTTCCTGAAG gtatttATGACTACGATGATGAATATTTCATCAATTCGAACAGTGTACGAGAGGGGTCGCTAGAAGGTGGTCTCTGGTTTCGAGCTGCTGTGATAGCTGTACCTATAGCGGGAAGTTGTATTCTGGTCATACTGATTCTTCTGGCAGTGCGAATGCTCAGAAAAGATTCTAGACGACAGCAACAACTCCTAGAACTTAGGCAGCAGAGACATTTTAAGGCGTGTCTTTTATTAGGGGATTATGGGTACAGAGAAGACTTTGACAAACAGAAAAGTGACAGGAATGGTAATAGAGGTGAAATTTACAGAAAcgtgaattttgttttatcacacGATAACTGTTGTACAGACCACAGtgaaaaaaactttgtttttgacaagcatttaaataattatacttcCATTTCATGGTTGAATTGGAGATTATTTAAGCCTAATCCTGCaactattgtgtag